A region from the Acidobacteriota bacterium genome encodes:
- a CDS encoding helix-turn-helix domain-containing protein → MANDDLDGLEALPDVLTIRELARVLRCSESTIKRRLRAGVFPIPPLRGLDKRMRFAKASVLRYLDSGARGRAARR, encoded by the coding sequence ATGGCGAACGACGATCTCGACGGCCTGGAAGCACTACCCGACGTACTGACGATCAGGGAACTCGCGCGCGTGTTGCGATGTTCGGAATCGACCATCAAGCGAAGATTGCGGGCGGGGGTCTTTCCGATCCCTCCCCTGCGCGGTCTCGACAAGCGCATGCGCTTCGCGAAGGCTTCCGTGCTGCGCTACCTCGACTCCGGCGCTCGGGGGAGGGCCGCCCGCAGGTAG